In Oncorhynchus gorbuscha isolate QuinsamMale2020 ecotype Even-year linkage group LG02, OgorEven_v1.0, whole genome shotgun sequence, a single genomic region encodes these proteins:
- the LOC123991118 gene encoding 5-hydroxytryptamine receptor 3A-like, whose product MDENRAPIVPYVYIKHTGIVREANPVKVVSSCFLEIYTFPFDVQNCTFTFRSYIHHVSDIRIILGKKVEDILKRSISVLSTEGEWELMDIKSSKFKLSSFDQGESNPYDELCFYIVLRRRATLYVVNLLIPSCLLITVDLFSFLLPPQNVDRSSFKMTLILGYSVFLLIVNDLLPVTGSTIPLINVFFAICLALMVASLLETILITNLLVAPCNFHPVPGWVRVLVLRFMGTLVWLPQKSREDKIILNPVERDTDVKVCPLVLVERQVQTGEPGKMWAEAGDPALVELRNLGNELQSIRLQVAQHVDGNQISQDWMQVGYILDRLLFGIYCIFITFSFIVILSVWSNYLK is encoded by the exons ATGGATGAAAACAGAGCTCCCATCGTCCCTTATGTGTACATTAAGCACACTGGTATAGTGCGAGAAGCCAACCCTGTCAAGGTGGTTAGCTCCTGTTTCCTGGAGATCTACACCTTCCCCTTTGACGTCCAGAACTGCACCTTCACCTTCAGATCCTACATCCACCACG TGTCGGACATAAGGATTATCTTAGGGAAGAAGGTGGAGGACATCCTGAAACGCTCCATTAGCGTGTTGTCCACCGAAGGGGAGTGGGAGCTGATGGACATCAAATCCAGCAAGTTCAAGTTATCATCATTTGATCAGGGAGAAAGCAACCCCTATGATGAGCTCTGCTTTTAC ATTGTCCTGAGGCGCAGAGCCACCCTCTACGTGGTGAACCTCCTGATCCCCAGCTGCTTACTCATCACTGTGGATCTCTTCAGCTTCCTGCTGCCTCCCCAGAACGTGGACCGCTCCTCCTTCAAGATGACCCTAATTTTGGGCTACTCCGTCTTCCTGCTCATCGTGAATGACCTTCTTCCCGTCACAGGAAGCACCATTCCACTGATAA ATGTGTTCTTCGCCATCTGCTTGGCTCTGATGGTGGCCAGCCTGCTGGAGACTATTCTCATCACCAACCTCCTGGTCGCCCCCTGTAACTTCCACCCAGTGCCTGGCTGGGTCCGAGTGCTCGTCCTGCGCTTCATGGGCACCCTCGTCTGGCTGCCTCAGAAATCCAGAGAGGACAAGATCATCCTCAATCCAGTTGAAAGAG ACACAGACGTGAAAGTCTGCCCTCTAGTGTTGGTGGAAAGACAGGTTCAAACAGGAGAACCAGGTAAGATGTGGGCAGAGGCAGGCGATCCAGCCCTGGTGGAGCTGAGGAATCTGGGCAATGAGCTCCAGTCCATCCGCCTCCAGGTGGCCCAGCATGTGGACGGGAACCAGATCTCCCAGGACTGGATGCAGGTGGGCTACATCCTCGACCGGCTGCTGTTTGGCATCTACTGCATCTTCATCACCTTCAGCTTCATCGTCATCCTCAGCGTTTGGAGTAATTATCTGAAGTAA
- the LOC123995581 gene encoding 5-hydroxytryptamine receptor 3A-like, whose amino-acid sequence MDENRAPIVPYVYIKHTGIVRDANPVRVVSSCNLEIYTFPFDVQNCTFTFRSYIHHVSDIRIILGKKVEDILKRSISVLSTEGEWELMDIKSSKFKLSTFDQGESNPYDELCFYIVLRRRATLYVVNLLIPSCFLITVDLFSFLLPPQNVDRSSFKMTLILGYSVFLLIINNLLPVTGSTIPLINVFFAICLALMVASLLETILITNLLVAPCNFHPVPGWVRVLVLRFMGTLVWLPQKSREDKIILNPVARETDVKVCPLVTVERQVQTGEPGKMWAEAGDPALVELRNLGNELQSIRLQVAQHVDGNQISQDWMQVGYILDRLLFGIYCIFITFSFIVILSIWSNSYKQ is encoded by the exons ATGGATGAAAACAGAGCTCCCATCGTCCCTTATGTGTACATTAAGCACACTGGTATAGTGCGAGACGCCAACCCTGTCAGAGTGGTTAGCTCCTGTAACCTGGAGATCTACACCTTCCCCTTTGACGTCCAGAACTGCACCTTCACCTTCAGATCCTACATCCACCACG TGTCGGACATAAGGATTATCTTAGGGAAGAAGGTGGAGGACATCCTGAAACGCTCCATTAGCGTGTTGTCCACCGAAGGGGAGTGGGAGCTGATGGACATCAAATCCAGCAAGTTCAAGTTATCAACATTCGATCAGGGAGAAAGCAACCCCTATGATGAGCTTTGCTTCTAT ATTGTCCTGAGGCGCAGAGCCACCCTCTACGTGGTGAACCTCCTGATCCCCAGCTGCTTTCTCATCACTGTGGATCTCTTCAGCTTCCTGCTGCCTCCCCAGAACGTGGACCGCTCCTCCTTCAAGATGACCCTAATTTTGGGCTACTCCGTCTTCCTGCTCATCATAAATAACCTGCTGCCCGTTACAGGAAGCACCATTCCACTGATAA ATGTGTTCTTCGCCATCTGCTTGGCTCTGATGGTGGCCAGCCTGCTGGAGACTATTCTCATCACCAACCTCCTGGTCGCCCCCTGTAACTTCCACCCTGTGCCTGGCTGGGTCCGAGTGCTCGTCCTGCGCTTCATGGGCACCCTCGTCTGGCTGCCTCAGAAATCCAGAGAGGACAAGATCATCCTCAATCCAGTTGCAAGAG AAACAGACGTGAAAGTCTGCCCTCTAGtgacggtggagagacaggttCAAACAGGAGAACCAGGTAAGATGTGGGCAGAGGCAGGCGATCCAGCCCTGGTGGAGCTGAGGAATCTGGGCAATGAGCTCCAGTCCATCCGCCTCCAGGTGGCCCAGCATGTGGACGGGAACCAGATCTCCCAGGACTGGATGCAGGTGGGCTACATCCTCGACCGGTTGCTGTTTGGCATCTACTGCATCTTCATCACCTTCAGCTTCATCGTAATCCTCAGCATCTGGAGTAATTCGTACAAACAGTGA
- the LOC123995590 gene encoding 5-hydroxytryptamine receptor 3A-like yields the protein MQTVFDRISFRPAVNLSNPTITNISFTLYAVLGVNEKTQILTTFLWLRLYWHHQFLVWDSDACGGVTRISLPVKELWVPDIIVYEFVDDDVSQQCPYVYVNHTGHIRWDRMLRLVSACNLEIFSFPFDVQNCSFTFGSYMHTIKDVRLTPALSFEEMSGNSKQYLEASGEWELVNIYGEASVLKFGIDEWDIITFWVVIKRRPVLYVVNLLIPSSFLMLIDILSFYLPPHSVDRASFKMTLILGYTVFLLIMNDLLPSTANGTPLIGIYFSVCLALMVISLLETVVITNVLHSNSKKYREVPHWVRVVILKHIARVICYQWPEELVQPSASRGSTQDDKTDRPNPRSPPWVLAPANPVHIPAQHTTSTIGPGVVSSVPELRQICQDLSDLRAHLTSMQKEGVLQEQWCHVGYVLDFLLFRIYLLLISCYAMVIICMWCIWINQ from the exons ATGCAGACTGTGTTTGACCGCATATCCTTCAGACCGGCAGTCAACCTGAGCAATCCCACCATAACAAACATCTCCTTCACCCTGTATGCTGTCCTGGGCGTG AATGAGAAGACCCAGATCCTCACTACCTTCCTGTGGTTGAGATTG TACTGGCACCATCAGTTCCTGGTTTGGGACTCTGATGCTTGTGGCGGCGTCACCAGGATTTCTCTGCCAGTCAAAGAGCTCTGGGTGCCTGACATCATCGTGTATGAGTT tgtggACGACGACGTGTCACAGCAATGCCCCTACGTCTACGTCAACCACACAGGACACATCCGCTGGGACAGGATGCTGCGCCTCGTCAGCGCCTGCAACCTGGAAATCTTCAGCTTCCCCTTCGATGTGCAGAACTGCTCCTTTACCTTCGGCTCCTACATGCACACCA TAAAGGATGTGAGGTTGACTCCAGCCCTGTCCTTTGAGGAGATGTCGGGGAACTCGAAACAGTACCTGGAGGCTAGTGGGGAGTGGGAGCTGGTCAACATCTATGGAGAGGCGTCTGTCCTCAAGTTTGGCATCGACGAATGGGACATCATCACTttctgg GTGGTGATAAAGCGCAGGCCAGTGCTCTACGTGGTCAACCTGCTCATCCCCAGTTCCTTCCTCATGCTCATCGACAtcctctccttctacctgccCCCTCACAGCGTGGACCGCGCCTCCTTCAAGATGACCCTAATTTTGGGCTACACCGTCTTCCTGCTCATCATGAACGACCTGCTGCCCAGCACGGCCAACGGCACCCCCCTCATAG gaATTTACTTTTCAGTGTGTCTGGCTCTCATGGTCATCAGCCTGTTGGAGACAGTCGTCATCACTAATGTGCTCCATTCCAACTCCAAGAAGTACCGCGAGGTGCCCCACTGGGTCCGTGTGGTCATCCTGAAGCACATCGCCCGTGTGATCTGCTACCAGTGGCCCGAGGAGCTTGTTCAACCCTCAGCCTCCAGAGGATCCACCCAGGatgacaagacagacagaccaaaCCCCAGAAGCCCTCCCTGGGTCCTTGCACCAGCCAACCCTGTGCACATCCCTGCCCAGCACACTACAAGCACCATTG GTCCTGGGGTGGTGTCCTCTGTGCCTGAGCTGCGTCAGATCTGCCAGGACCTGAGTGACTTGCGTGCCCACCTAACGTCGATGCAGAAGGAGGGCGTGCTTCAGGAACAGTGGTGCCACGTAGGCTACGTGCTGGACTTCCTGCTCTTCCGTATctacctcctcctcatctcctgctACGCCATGGTCATTATCTGTATGTGGTGCATCTGGATCAACCAATGA